CGCTCCACGCGATCACGCCGGTCAGGCAATTGTTCTGGCGCCGGCCGTACTTCACCGCCGCCGCGTAGGCCAGTTGGGCCTCGCGGTAGGGCAACTCGCGATTGGGCACGTCAAGGTGCTGCTTTGCGCAGGTCCGGTACTGCTGCGGCGCGCGCTCCAGCATCACGGCGGGATTGATCGTGCCCGTCGTCTTGCAGCCGGCTAGCCCGGCCGCGACGCACGCCGCCAACATCGCCGCGCAGACGCCTCTAACGAAGCTTGTCGACTTCATTCAGAAACTCCTCAGACCAGCCGCAATCCTGCGGCACGGGTTGCTGTTCGATCCTCGCGCGCAGCTCGGCCATGACGGTCGCGTTGTGCGCCGCCGCCTCTCGCCCCTTCTCCATGAAGTCCGTTAGCTGCGCGTTGGTCGCGCGCTCGGCTGCGAGCGCCCGCGTCTTCTCCACGAGCCTCGTTGTGAGCTGAACAATCTCGGCTTGCGCCCGCGCGTCGGCCATGCTGTCCACAGCGTCGGCCGCGTACAGCGCGACGATCACCACGGCGCAGACGGTCGCCGCTGCCACATAGCCGAACGCGCGGCCAACGAAGGCCACCAAGAGGCCGACGCCAAGACCGAGCACGGCAGCAAGGATGTAGGCGAACACGCCCTGGACGAGGCCCAGGAGCCCGGAGACCAACGAAACGTTGGGCAGCGCACTAATCATCCCGCCCCCCTGCCGCTATGACGGTCCACGTGTTGAAACCAACGACACCATCGACCTTGAGCCCGTGCGCTTTCTGGAACTGCCGGACGACCGCGTCGGTGCCCGGCCCGAACTGGCCGTCGACAAGATTCATGCGCAAGCGCTGCTGTAGGTGCTCGACCCAGAAGCCTGCGGAACCACGCCGGAGCACGGGCCGGTCCGCCGGCGCGATGTCGTCGGGGTTCGGTAGCGTGACGGGCTCCGACAGGCCCTCAATGCAGAGCTTGCGTTCGCTCTTGCGGCGGTTGACGAGCCCCTGGACGACGCGACCGCCCGCCTTGTTCCACATCAGGAAGGCATCGCAGGCGCCGTAGTGATCCCCGGCGTTCCAGCGCCGCACGACGCTGGACCTGCAGAACCCGCCTTCGCCGATGTT
The DNA window shown above is from Methyloceanibacter stevinii and carries:
- a CDS encoding glycoside hydrolase family protein, with product MGTRLKGPTGALTALAILAISIIGGYEGLRLYSYKDVVGVWTACFGETEGIKPGMRFTREQCDRMFVDSGLTRHERALRRCLTSPDEVPMKTYVAMLSLAYNIGEGGFCRSSVVRRWNAGDHYGACDAFLMWNKAGGRVVQGLVNRRKSERKLCIEGLSEPVTLPNPDDIAPADRPVLRRGSAGFWVEHLQQRLRMNLVDGQFGPGTDAVVRQFQKAHGLKVDGVVGFNTWTVIAAGGRDD